From Scatophagus argus isolate fScaArg1 chromosome 2, fScaArg1.pri, whole genome shotgun sequence, a single genomic window includes:
- the LOC124074964 gene encoding uncharacterized protein LOC124074964 isoform X3, which yields MNTDSGGFARKSVALSLTLSPMKRVQSSPNLGTGSDSHSSDLDSWRSRSVTDGLKNGDASSSSLAAKGFRSVRPNLQDKKSPTQDINHIPLPPPRRESFHFSPTGTNPPDYSSLISLPNDFGPGTLTFTQNEKGILKESYTISSTSSYSYSETSANPVQQTHQTIGPNNNSNCSASAATNTHAQERKVSSLKLTPVTIPDPPVHCNSYLDPQTKTTGSPTPASPSPQRDPSLFPPLTKTALLSVRLGPENLKHPEPSNDTVELKVPDHATNQSPAPSQVEIMKAPPPPIPPRPSPAELLGPPSPDPAARHSPSRCHSSESLDYPSGLMPKTLSPTPYVPSGAGSTAGAVSGPSLTTVSGASIGGCVSPSASPVTVSALSHYSSSTAGLLDELQICSLDSPGTSPTPSPTLSHVSAYTSTAGLDDVLTTSVASTAAAATFTNGQVLSHAMNGSASHPQRPLSPPSYPPPPASLHTALQRQSRSSEGSESVTRESVVSGHTSVSNTVPIARFSEEEKKVSIIKAPHYEGIGPVDESGIPIAIRTTVDRPKDWYKTMFKQIHKVHKADDDYSDTYNATYAVINNDDHSTSSNATMAHPAPRTHTYRPLARSPSDNGGHLGPREPSPSPVPPPPPPMPSLLQLRARDSDREKDSPDMNEWGPPNRKVDTRKYRAEPKSIFEYEPGKSSILEHERPTYDDIDLENEPWYKFFSELEFGRPTSLHIAPADKAPERPTSAASDYRKRRKSEPSSSQVNAQSQGRAATSPKPVDAYRPSSSLKKPVIRSSPSSPSRAKDQDVSRCYSTMDGRHTPQSRRPTPDKEVSHKQMTQLILFSLLHQKQPARAIYDFKAQTAKELSFKKGDAVNIIRQIDNNWYEGEHRGRIGIFPMSYVERMPSSEKQQPIRPPPPAHVREIGEAVARYNFNADTNVELSLRKGERVIVIRQVDQNWYEGKIPDTTKQGIFPVSYVDIVKRSPSKVSTHHIDPHGYPGNRTPSSTPIKPSYHQPPSSTPHDLPSPHPPLRRFDLQAVTNEWLSLTMDTSASTPPHSLTTTPVPPTPPPLPTDLAPFLKAQGPKASSPVPSQRGFSVPPQIFSRTPSCREERHRLGRDPAAMPFSQPPPPLPHSSLSSPLQYNAGKGIAQTFHISKPEVLSCTAPEPVKSPTEVPLRHKLNVQVSKRSKSPDIELQVRDPYDELLFMILDGCTSSGEADFSRLSPVDSPSATLISESQNRFKPKPEISHQPAMKRAEVAPASDLTGSVRSEVQIHRPVMMEPLSIFWGGQSEAKDEQPVESQRPPSVKRSGYTELFIEEEEETREDKEEDINGYNERLSPQADVPPSALTQFPHPGLPSCSIPPPQTSLPLPFSSSSPPPLSISSTSSYTPSLSSFSRSQQQDHNTIPHSPPVSPRPPSLPHLMTSPLPPVSPSPPVSPPPLQSSHPSSNVPSQRSVSASPCLSHPVTSYTDTESPVPLPAMSPPKPVSPPLTTPRSPPSHPTVPHAGRRSPKVKDPVVGGKPPRSPILSRRSYLSTIRGRRRLVQDALHGGGDPYQAVYNYLPRNEDELELKEGDIVDVMEKCDDGWFVGTSRRSKLFGTFPGNYVKQL from the exons GGAGTGATTCTCACTCATCAGACTTGG ATTCTTGGCGGTCACGTAGTGTAACAGATGGCCTTAAGAATGGAGACGCCAGTAGCTCATCTCTCGCTGCCAAAGGCTTCCGCAGCGTCAGACCCAACCTACAGGACAAAAAGTCACCAACACAg GATATCAATCACATTCCTTTGCCACCCCCAAGGAGAGAGAGTTTCCACTTCTCACCGACTGGCACTAATCCACCAGACTACAGCTCCCTTATTTCCCTGCCTAATGATTTTGGCCCTGGAACTCTAACATTCACTCAGAATGAGAAAGGCATTTTGAAAGAATCCTACACTATCAGTAGCACGTCTTCTTACTCCTATTCAGAGACCAGCGCAAACCCAGTCCAACAGACACACCAGACCATTGGCCCAAATAATAATAGCAACTGTAGTGCATCTGCTGCCACTAATACACATGCTCAGGAGCGTAAGGTGTCTTCCCTCAAACTTACCCCTGTCACTATCCCTGACCCCCCAGTTCACTGCAACTCTTACCTTGACCCCCAAACTAAGACCACTGGTTCCCCAACACCAGCTTCCCCCTCTCCACAAAGAGATCCCTCCCTGTTTCCCCCCCTGACAAAGACAGCCTTGCTTTCTGTCCGCTTGGGCCCTGAGAATCTGAAACATCCAGAGCCTTCAAATGACACAGTGGAACTCAAGGTCCCAGATCACGCCACAAATCAAAGCCCAGCTCCGTCCCAGGTTGAGATAATGaaggctcctcctcctccgattCCACCAAGGCCGTCTCCTGCAGAACTGTTG GGGCCTCCCTCCCCCGACCCTGCGGCACGGCACTCCCCCTCTCGCTGCCACAGCTCAGAATCACTCGACTACCCGTCAGGCCTAATGCCCAAGACTCTGTCGCCCACCCCATATGTTCCTAGCGGAGCTGGCAGCACAGCTGGTGCAGTCAGTGGGCCGAGCCTTACCACAGTCAGCGGTGCGAGCATCGGTGGCTGCGTGTCACCCTCAGCTTCCCCCGTGACAGTGTCAGCCCTCAGCCACTACTCGTCGTCCACTGCGGGTCTGCTGGACGAGCTACAGATCTGTAGCCTGGACTCACCCGGCACCTCACCCACGCCATCGCCCACCCTCAGCCATGTCTCTGCCTACACATCTACTGCTGGCCTTGATGATGTGCTAACAACCTCTGTggcctccactgctgctgcagccacttTTACTAAC GGTCAGGTCCTCTCTCATGCTATGAATGGAAGTGCTAGCCATCCACAGAGgcccctctctcctccatcctaCCCTCCTCCCCCCGCCTCACTCCACACTGCCCTCCAGAGACAGAGCCGGAGTTCAG AGGGCAGCGAGTCAGTTACCAGAGAGTCTGTGGTGTCGGGCCACACCAGCGTCAGCAACACTGTGCCCATCGCCCGCTTCTcggaagaagagaaaaaggtgTCCATCATTAAAGCTCCTCATTATGAAGGCATCGGCCCTGTGGACGAGTCTGGCATCCCCATCGCCATCCGCACG acGGTGGATAGGCCTAAGGACTGGTACAAAACTATGTTCAAACAGATCCACAAGGTTCACAAAGCCG ATGATGACTATTCTGATACATACAATGCAACATATGCCGTCATAAACAACG ACGACCACAGCACGTCGTCCAATGCCACCATGGCCCACCCTGCTCCCCGTACACATACGTACAGGCCGCTCGCCAGAAGCCCCTCTGACAACGGGGGGCATCTGGGTCCTCGGGAGCCTTCACCATCTCCTGtgcccccaccccctccacccatGCCATCGCTCCTCCAGCTGAGGGCCAGAGACAGTGACCGTGAGAAAGACTCACCTGACAT GAATGAATGGGGACCTCCCAACAGGAAAGTGGACACACGAAAGTACCGCGCAGAACCCAAGAGTATTTTTGAGTATGAGCCTGGGAAGTCCTCTATTTTGGAGCATGAAAGACCA ACCTATGATGACATAGATTTAGAGAACGAGCCTTGGTATAAGTTCTTTTCCGAGCTGGAGTTTGGGCGGCCG ACATCCCTGCACATCGCTCCTGCTGACAAGGCTCCAGAGAGACCTACGAG TGCTGCCAGTGactacagaaagagaaggaagtcCGAGCCATCAAGTTCCCAAGTCAATGCTCAGTCTCAGGGCAGAGCGGCAACTTCCCCTAAACCAGTGGATGCCTACCGacccagcagcagcctgaagaAACCTGTGATTCGCTCCTCACCGTCCTCACCCTCCAGAGCcaaag ACCAGGATGTCTCCAGGTGTTATTCCACCATGGATGGACGCCACACACCCCAGAGTAGAAGACCTACTCCTGACAAAGAG GTCTCCCATAAACAGATGACACAACTTATtctgttctctctcctccatcagaAACAGCCTGCGAGAGCCATTTATGATTTTAAGGCACAAACAGCGAA GGAGCTGTCATTTAAGAAGGGTGATGCAGTGAACATCATCCGACAGATAGACAACAACTGGTATGAAGGAGAGCACCGTGGACGGATTGGGATATTCCCCATGTCATATGTAGAG aggaTGCCATCCTCAGAGAAGCAGCAGCCGATTCGTCCACCTCCACCAGCGCATGTCAGAGAGATTGGAGAAGCAGTAGCTCGCTACAACTTCAATGCTGATACAAACGTGGAGCTGTCTCTCAGAAAG GGTGAGAGAGTAATTGTGATAAGGCAGGTGGACCAGAACTGGTATGAGGGGAAAATCCCAGACACAACCAAACAGGGCATCTTTCCTGTGTCATATGTTGATATCGTCAAGCGCTCACCTTCCAAGGTTTCCACCCACCACATAGACCCACATGGTTACCCTGGCAACAGGACTCCGAGTTCTACACCCATTAAG CCTTCCTACCATCAACCCCCTTCCTCCACTCCTCATGACCTCCCTTCCCCTCACCCCCCGTTGAGAAGGTTTGATCTGCAAGCTGTCACCAACGAGTGGCTCTCCCTCACAATGGACACATCAGCATCCACTCCACCTCACTCCCTCACAACCACCCCCGTACCACCAACTCCACCCCCTCTCCCCACTGACCTTGCACCTTTCCTGAAAGCCCAGGGCCCCAAGGCATCCTCACCTGTGCCATCACAAAGAGGCTTCAGCGTGCCTCCCCAAATATTTTCCAGAACTCCTTCATGTAGAGAAGAGAGACACCGTTTAGGTCGCGACCCAGCTGCCATGCCTTTCTcccagcctcctcctccccttcctcatTCCTCATTAAGTTCTCCACTGCAGTACAATGCTGGCAAAGGAATAGCCcaaacatttcatatttctaAGCCAGAAGTATTGTCTTGCACAGCGCCAGAGCCAGTAAAATCACCCACAGAAGTTCCTTTACGGCACAAGTTAAATGTGCAAGTAAGCAAAAGAAGCAAAAGCCCTGACATTGAGCTGCAAGTAAGAGACCCTTATGACGAACTGTTGTTCATGATTCTGGATGGTTGTACCAGTTCAGGTGAAGCTGACTTTTCAAGATTGTCTCCGGTAGATTCCCCATCAGCTACGTTAATCAGTGAATCTCAGAATAGGTTTAAGCCAAAACCAGAAATATCCCATCAGCCAGCAATGAAACGCGCAGAAGTCGCTCCAGCCAGCGACTTGACAGGCAGTGTTCGGTCAGAGGTACAGATTCACAGGCCTGTGATGATGGAGCCACTTTCCATCTTTTGGGGAGGGCAGTCTGAAGCAAAGGATGAACAACCAGTCGAGTCTCAGAGACCCCCATCGGTGAAAAGAAGCGGATATACTGAGTTGTTCattgaagaagaggaagaaactagagaggacaaagaggaggacaTTAACGGTTATAATGAGAGACTCAGTCCACAG GCTGATGTCCCCCCTTCCGCTCTGACACAGTTTCCTCACCCTGGTCTCCCGTCATGCTCCAtaccaccacctcagacctccTTACCCctccccttttcctcttcctctcctcctcctctttctatTTCTTCTACTTCTTCGTACActccttctttgtcttctttctcacggtcacagcagcaggatcaTAACACCATCCCTCACTCTCCCCCCGTCTCCCCTCGACCCCCATCCCTTCCCCACCTCATGACATCCCCTCTACCTCCAgtctctccatctccaccagTCTCACCACCTCCCCTCCAGTCTTCTCACCCGTCTTCAAACGTTCCCTCCCAGCGTTCTGTCTCGgcctctccctgtctttctcaTCCGGTCACATCCTACACTGACACAGAATCACCCGTTCCCCTTCCCGCCATGTCTCCCCCCAAACCCgtctctcctcccctcaccACTCCACGCTCTCCCCCGTCTCACCCCACTGTTCCCCATGCAGGACGTAGGTCTCCCAAGGTGAAG GATCCTGTTGTTGGTGGTAAACCTCCTCGTAGCCCCATCTTGTCCCGGAGGTCCTATCTGTCCACCATTAGAGGTCGACGG CGATTAGTCCAGGATGCACTCCATGGTGGAGGAGACCC GTACCAGGCCGTGTACAATTACCTGCCTCGCAACGAGGACGAGCTGGAGCTGAAGGAGGGCGACATTGTGGATGTGATGGAGAAGTGTGATGACGGCTGGTTTGTTG ggaCCTCTCGGAGGAGCAAGTTGTTCGGAACCTTCCCAGGAAACTACGTGAAGCAGCTATAA
- the LOC124074964 gene encoding uncharacterized protein LOC124074964 isoform X1, producing MNTDSGGFARKSVALSLTLSPMKRVQSSPNLGTGSDSHSSDLDSWRSRSVTDGLKNGDASSSSLAAKGFRSVRPNLQDKKSPTQDINHIPLPPPRRESFHFSPTGTNPPDYSSLISLPNDFGPGTLTFTQNEKGILKESYTISSTSSYSYSETSANPVQQTHQTIGPNNNSNCSASAATNTHAQERKVSSLKLTPVTIPDPPVHCNSYLDPQTKTTGSPTPASPSPQRDPSLFPPLTKTALLSVRLGPENLKHPEPSNDTVELKVPDHATNQSPAPSQVEIMKAPPPPIPPRPSPAELLGPPSPDPAARHSPSRCHSSESLDYPSGLMPKTLSPTPYVPSGAGSTAGAVSGPSLTTVSGASIGGCVSPSASPVTVSALSHYSSSTAGLLDELQICSLDSPGTSPTPSPTLSHVSAYTSTAGLDDVLTTSVASTAAAATFTNGQVLSHAMNGSASHPQRPLSPPSYPPPPASLHTALQRQSRSSEGSESVTRESVVSGHTSVSNTVPIARFSEEEKKVSIIKAPHYEGIGPVDESGIPIAIRTTVDRPKDWYKTMFKQIHKVHKADDDYSDTYNATYAVINNDDHSTSSNATMAHPAPRTHTYRPLARSPSDNGGHLGPREPSPSPVPPPPPPMPSLLQLRARDSDREKDSPDMNEWGPPNRKVDTRKYRAEPKSIFEYEPGKSSILEHERPTYDDIDLENEPWYKFFSELEFGRPPPKKRLDYNPDISARQRIETSLHIAPADKAPERPTSAASDYRKRRKSEPSSSQVNAQSQGRAATSPKPVDAYRPSSSLKKPVIRSSPSSPSRAKDQDVSRCYSTMDGRHTPQSRRPTPDKEVSHKQMTQLILFSLLHQKQPARAIYDFKAQTAKELSFKKGDAVNIIRQIDNNWYEGEHRGRIGIFPMSYVERMPSSEKQQPIRPPPPAHVREIGEAVARYNFNADTNVELSLRKGERVIVIRQVDQNWYEGKIPDTTKQGIFPVSYVDIVKRSPSKVSTHHIDPHGYPGNRTPSSTPIKPSYHQPPSSTPHDLPSPHPPLRRFDLQAVTNEWLSLTMDTSASTPPHSLTTTPVPPTPPPLPTDLAPFLKAQGPKASSPVPSQRGFSVPPQIFSRTPSCREERHRLGRDPAAMPFSQPPPPLPHSSLSSPLQYNAGKGIAQTFHISKPEVLSCTAPEPVKSPTEVPLRHKLNVQVSKRSKSPDIELQVRDPYDELLFMILDGCTSSGEADFSRLSPVDSPSATLISESQNRFKPKPEISHQPAMKRAEVAPASDLTGSVRSEVQIHRPVMMEPLSIFWGGQSEAKDEQPVESQRPPSVKRSGYTELFIEEEEETREDKEEDINGYNERLSPQADVPPSALTQFPHPGLPSCSIPPPQTSLPLPFSSSSPPPLSISSTSSYTPSLSSFSRSQQQDHNTIPHSPPVSPRPPSLPHLMTSPLPPVSPSPPVSPPPLQSSHPSSNVPSQRSVSASPCLSHPVTSYTDTESPVPLPAMSPPKPVSPPLTTPRSPPSHPTVPHAGRRSPKVKDPVVGGKPPRSPILSRRSYLSTIRGRRRLVQDALHGGGDPYQAVYNYLPRNEDELELKEGDIVDVMEKCDDGWFVGTSRRSKLFGTFPGNYVKQL from the exons GGAGTGATTCTCACTCATCAGACTTGG ATTCTTGGCGGTCACGTAGTGTAACAGATGGCCTTAAGAATGGAGACGCCAGTAGCTCATCTCTCGCTGCCAAAGGCTTCCGCAGCGTCAGACCCAACCTACAGGACAAAAAGTCACCAACACAg GATATCAATCACATTCCTTTGCCACCCCCAAGGAGAGAGAGTTTCCACTTCTCACCGACTGGCACTAATCCACCAGACTACAGCTCCCTTATTTCCCTGCCTAATGATTTTGGCCCTGGAACTCTAACATTCACTCAGAATGAGAAAGGCATTTTGAAAGAATCCTACACTATCAGTAGCACGTCTTCTTACTCCTATTCAGAGACCAGCGCAAACCCAGTCCAACAGACACACCAGACCATTGGCCCAAATAATAATAGCAACTGTAGTGCATCTGCTGCCACTAATACACATGCTCAGGAGCGTAAGGTGTCTTCCCTCAAACTTACCCCTGTCACTATCCCTGACCCCCCAGTTCACTGCAACTCTTACCTTGACCCCCAAACTAAGACCACTGGTTCCCCAACACCAGCTTCCCCCTCTCCACAAAGAGATCCCTCCCTGTTTCCCCCCCTGACAAAGACAGCCTTGCTTTCTGTCCGCTTGGGCCCTGAGAATCTGAAACATCCAGAGCCTTCAAATGACACAGTGGAACTCAAGGTCCCAGATCACGCCACAAATCAAAGCCCAGCTCCGTCCCAGGTTGAGATAATGaaggctcctcctcctccgattCCACCAAGGCCGTCTCCTGCAGAACTGTTG GGGCCTCCCTCCCCCGACCCTGCGGCACGGCACTCCCCCTCTCGCTGCCACAGCTCAGAATCACTCGACTACCCGTCAGGCCTAATGCCCAAGACTCTGTCGCCCACCCCATATGTTCCTAGCGGAGCTGGCAGCACAGCTGGTGCAGTCAGTGGGCCGAGCCTTACCACAGTCAGCGGTGCGAGCATCGGTGGCTGCGTGTCACCCTCAGCTTCCCCCGTGACAGTGTCAGCCCTCAGCCACTACTCGTCGTCCACTGCGGGTCTGCTGGACGAGCTACAGATCTGTAGCCTGGACTCACCCGGCACCTCACCCACGCCATCGCCCACCCTCAGCCATGTCTCTGCCTACACATCTACTGCTGGCCTTGATGATGTGCTAACAACCTCTGTggcctccactgctgctgcagccacttTTACTAAC GGTCAGGTCCTCTCTCATGCTATGAATGGAAGTGCTAGCCATCCACAGAGgcccctctctcctccatcctaCCCTCCTCCCCCCGCCTCACTCCACACTGCCCTCCAGAGACAGAGCCGGAGTTCAG AGGGCAGCGAGTCAGTTACCAGAGAGTCTGTGGTGTCGGGCCACACCAGCGTCAGCAACACTGTGCCCATCGCCCGCTTCTcggaagaagagaaaaaggtgTCCATCATTAAAGCTCCTCATTATGAAGGCATCGGCCCTGTGGACGAGTCTGGCATCCCCATCGCCATCCGCACG acGGTGGATAGGCCTAAGGACTGGTACAAAACTATGTTCAAACAGATCCACAAGGTTCACAAAGCCG ATGATGACTATTCTGATACATACAATGCAACATATGCCGTCATAAACAACG ACGACCACAGCACGTCGTCCAATGCCACCATGGCCCACCCTGCTCCCCGTACACATACGTACAGGCCGCTCGCCAGAAGCCCCTCTGACAACGGGGGGCATCTGGGTCCTCGGGAGCCTTCACCATCTCCTGtgcccccaccccctccacccatGCCATCGCTCCTCCAGCTGAGGGCCAGAGACAGTGACCGTGAGAAAGACTCACCTGACAT GAATGAATGGGGACCTCCCAACAGGAAAGTGGACACACGAAAGTACCGCGCAGAACCCAAGAGTATTTTTGAGTATGAGCCTGGGAAGTCCTCTATTTTGGAGCATGAAAGACCA ACCTATGATGACATAGATTTAGAGAACGAGCCTTGGTATAAGTTCTTTTCCGAGCTGGAGTTTGGGCGGCCG CCTCCTAAAAAACGACTGGATTATAATCCAGACATCTCGGCTCGCCAACGCATTGAG ACATCCCTGCACATCGCTCCTGCTGACAAGGCTCCAGAGAGACCTACGAG TGCTGCCAGTGactacagaaagagaaggaagtcCGAGCCATCAAGTTCCCAAGTCAATGCTCAGTCTCAGGGCAGAGCGGCAACTTCCCCTAAACCAGTGGATGCCTACCGacccagcagcagcctgaagaAACCTGTGATTCGCTCCTCACCGTCCTCACCCTCCAGAGCcaaag ACCAGGATGTCTCCAGGTGTTATTCCACCATGGATGGACGCCACACACCCCAGAGTAGAAGACCTACTCCTGACAAAGAG GTCTCCCATAAACAGATGACACAACTTATtctgttctctctcctccatcagaAACAGCCTGCGAGAGCCATTTATGATTTTAAGGCACAAACAGCGAA GGAGCTGTCATTTAAGAAGGGTGATGCAGTGAACATCATCCGACAGATAGACAACAACTGGTATGAAGGAGAGCACCGTGGACGGATTGGGATATTCCCCATGTCATATGTAGAG aggaTGCCATCCTCAGAGAAGCAGCAGCCGATTCGTCCACCTCCACCAGCGCATGTCAGAGAGATTGGAGAAGCAGTAGCTCGCTACAACTTCAATGCTGATACAAACGTGGAGCTGTCTCTCAGAAAG GGTGAGAGAGTAATTGTGATAAGGCAGGTGGACCAGAACTGGTATGAGGGGAAAATCCCAGACACAACCAAACAGGGCATCTTTCCTGTGTCATATGTTGATATCGTCAAGCGCTCACCTTCCAAGGTTTCCACCCACCACATAGACCCACATGGTTACCCTGGCAACAGGACTCCGAGTTCTACACCCATTAAG CCTTCCTACCATCAACCCCCTTCCTCCACTCCTCATGACCTCCCTTCCCCTCACCCCCCGTTGAGAAGGTTTGATCTGCAAGCTGTCACCAACGAGTGGCTCTCCCTCACAATGGACACATCAGCATCCACTCCACCTCACTCCCTCACAACCACCCCCGTACCACCAACTCCACCCCCTCTCCCCACTGACCTTGCACCTTTCCTGAAAGCCCAGGGCCCCAAGGCATCCTCACCTGTGCCATCACAAAGAGGCTTCAGCGTGCCTCCCCAAATATTTTCCAGAACTCCTTCATGTAGAGAAGAGAGACACCGTTTAGGTCGCGACCCAGCTGCCATGCCTTTCTcccagcctcctcctccccttcctcatTCCTCATTAAGTTCTCCACTGCAGTACAATGCTGGCAAAGGAATAGCCcaaacatttcatatttctaAGCCAGAAGTATTGTCTTGCACAGCGCCAGAGCCAGTAAAATCACCCACAGAAGTTCCTTTACGGCACAAGTTAAATGTGCAAGTAAGCAAAAGAAGCAAAAGCCCTGACATTGAGCTGCAAGTAAGAGACCCTTATGACGAACTGTTGTTCATGATTCTGGATGGTTGTACCAGTTCAGGTGAAGCTGACTTTTCAAGATTGTCTCCGGTAGATTCCCCATCAGCTACGTTAATCAGTGAATCTCAGAATAGGTTTAAGCCAAAACCAGAAATATCCCATCAGCCAGCAATGAAACGCGCAGAAGTCGCTCCAGCCAGCGACTTGACAGGCAGTGTTCGGTCAGAGGTACAGATTCACAGGCCTGTGATGATGGAGCCACTTTCCATCTTTTGGGGAGGGCAGTCTGAAGCAAAGGATGAACAACCAGTCGAGTCTCAGAGACCCCCATCGGTGAAAAGAAGCGGATATACTGAGTTGTTCattgaagaagaggaagaaactagagaggacaaagaggaggacaTTAACGGTTATAATGAGAGACTCAGTCCACAG GCTGATGTCCCCCCTTCCGCTCTGACACAGTTTCCTCACCCTGGTCTCCCGTCATGCTCCAtaccaccacctcagacctccTTACCCctccccttttcctcttcctctcctcctcctctttctatTTCTTCTACTTCTTCGTACActccttctttgtcttctttctcacggtcacagcagcaggatcaTAACACCATCCCTCACTCTCCCCCCGTCTCCCCTCGACCCCCATCCCTTCCCCACCTCATGACATCCCCTCTACCTCCAgtctctccatctccaccagTCTCACCACCTCCCCTCCAGTCTTCTCACCCGTCTTCAAACGTTCCCTCCCAGCGTTCTGTCTCGgcctctccctgtctttctcaTCCGGTCACATCCTACACTGACACAGAATCACCCGTTCCCCTTCCCGCCATGTCTCCCCCCAAACCCgtctctcctcccctcaccACTCCACGCTCTCCCCCGTCTCACCCCACTGTTCCCCATGCAGGACGTAGGTCTCCCAAGGTGAAG GATCCTGTTGTTGGTGGTAAACCTCCTCGTAGCCCCATCTTGTCCCGGAGGTCCTATCTGTCCACCATTAGAGGTCGACGG CGATTAGTCCAGGATGCACTCCATGGTGGAGGAGACCC GTACCAGGCCGTGTACAATTACCTGCCTCGCAACGAGGACGAGCTGGAGCTGAAGGAGGGCGACATTGTGGATGTGATGGAGAAGTGTGATGACGGCTGGTTTGTTG ggaCCTCTCGGAGGAGCAAGTTGTTCGGAACCTTCCCAGGAAACTACGTGAAGCAGCTATAA